Proteins from a genomic interval of Bifidobacterium longum subsp. infantis ATCC 15697 = JCM 1222 = DSM 20088:
- a CDS encoding alkaline phosphatase family protein, with protein MQQRLLLIGVDGVRLDIVRKENHAPNINRILNNGSSAEMTMEVPTISGPGWSSILTGTTHAQHGVQDNTFRGNRLYECPDFLTRAAVAHPMMKTVAASSWPPLVDPAGPGPVIATRNDQIISCHHRLVVRDGETYGYRLADSEIARFAVISICNDPADVSFIYLGEVDEAGHLYGGISEEYESALSRVDEHVGEILDAVERRSSNYPDEDWLVCITTDHGHLDEGGHGGADPVLRRSFFGALRLGARSSDQYSFESMRPEQIAGWMLRHLDTPIR; from the coding sequence ATGCAACAAAGACTTCTCCTTATTGGTGTGGACGGAGTACGCCTTGACATTGTGCGTAAAGAAAATCACGCACCGAATATTAATCGGATTCTCAATAATGGATCTTCGGCTGAAATGACAATGGAAGTGCCTACTATATCAGGGCCGGGATGGTCATCGATACTTACGGGCACCACTCATGCTCAGCATGGGGTGCAGGACAACACCTTCCGTGGAAATCGTTTATACGAGTGCCCCGATTTTCTGACACGTGCGGCTGTTGCTCATCCGATGATGAAAACGGTTGCCGCTTCAAGTTGGCCCCCATTGGTGGATCCTGCAGGTCCTGGTCCGGTTATTGCAACACGCAACGATCAGATTATCTCTTGTCATCACCGTTTGGTGGTACGCGATGGTGAGACGTATGGGTACCGTCTTGCCGACAGTGAAATTGCACGGTTTGCGGTGATATCAATATGTAATGATCCCGCCGATGTCTCCTTCATCTATCTTGGTGAGGTGGATGAGGCTGGTCATTTGTATGGTGGTATTAGCGAGGAATACGAATCCGCGCTATCCCGTGTGGATGAGCATGTCGGTGAAATACTTGATGCAGTCGAACGTCGTTCGTCCAATTATCCGGACGAGGATTGGTTGGTGTGCATTACGACTGATCATGGACATCTTGACGAAGGTGGGCACGGCGGTGCCGATCCGGTACTACGGCGTTCCTTCTTTGGCGCATTGCGATTAGGAGCTCGCTCAAGTGATCAGTACTCGTTTGAGTCCATGCGTCCTGAACAGATTGCCGGATGGATGTTGCGACACCTTGACACACCGATTCGGTGA
- a CDS encoding ABC transporter ATP-binding protein: MTTVAVSSLPQGTSVTLRNVTKSFGTTKVLNGLDLNIHSGELVALLGPSGCGKSTLLRIIAGFEAADQGSVLLDDVDVSGVPTNRRDIGLVFQAYSLFPHLNAVENVMYGLSIRHVAKTEAKSSAVELLASVGLADYADRYPAQLSGGQQQRVALARALATKPRVLLLDEPLSALDAKVRVQLRDEIRALQLETHTTTIMVTHDQEEALVMADRIAVMYNGRFEQVGTPAEIYHSPATAFVAGFVGSMNVLPGVLSTDGTAQTIGCRVPVHAAAGAATLNPGPVDVFVRPEELRLQIANDDLNDHDAVLGTVTSTVLRGAFTSVMVAMGDGLHLRVDLPSKDAQLFTPGCSVMVRIADEPMLCTARRVECVA, encoded by the coding sequence ATGACGACAGTTGCTGTGAGTTCTTTACCACAGGGGACATCCGTCACGTTGCGTAATGTGACTAAATCCTTCGGGACTACGAAGGTGCTCAATGGACTTGACCTCAATATTCATTCCGGTGAGTTAGTCGCATTGCTGGGACCTTCGGGTTGCGGCAAGAGTACGTTGCTGCGCATAATCGCTGGTTTTGAAGCCGCAGATCAGGGTTCAGTGTTACTGGATGATGTTGATGTGAGCGGTGTGCCGACAAATCGTCGTGACATCGGACTGGTGTTTCAAGCCTACTCGCTGTTCCCCCATTTGAACGCGGTCGAAAACGTCATGTATGGGCTCAGCATACGACATGTGGCCAAGACAGAGGCGAAAAGCAGCGCCGTTGAGCTACTGGCTAGTGTGGGGTTGGCTGATTACGCAGATCGTTATCCAGCGCAGCTATCAGGCGGTCAGCAACAGCGCGTGGCGTTGGCTCGTGCTTTGGCCACTAAACCGCGAGTTTTATTGCTCGACGAGCCCTTGTCGGCTCTTGATGCCAAGGTGCGTGTGCAGTTGCGGGACGAAATCCGTGCTTTGCAATTAGAAACTCATACCACGACCATAATGGTTACGCATGATCAAGAGGAAGCTCTTGTGATGGCCGACCGGATTGCTGTTATGTACAACGGACGCTTCGAACAAGTTGGAACGCCTGCAGAAATCTATCATTCGCCTGCCACTGCGTTTGTAGCAGGGTTTGTCGGATCTATGAATGTGCTGCCTGGCGTGTTGTCGACCGATGGAACGGCACAGACGATTGGTTGTCGCGTGCCTGTACACGCAGCAGCCGGTGCGGCGACGTTGAACCCCGGTCCTGTTGATGTGTTCGTCAGGCCGGAGGAGCTGCGTTTGCAAATTGCCAATGATGACCTCAATGATCACGATGCTGTATTGGGAACGGTTACATCAACTGTATTGCGTGGCGCATTCACCAGTGTAATGGTTGCCATGGGTGACGGATTGCATCTTCGTGTAGATTTGCCGTCGAAGGACGCACAGCTGTTCACTCCGGGATGCTCGGTAATGGTGAGGATTGCCGACGAGCCTATGTTATGCACAGCGCGAAGAGTCGAGTGTGTTGCTTAA